In Nissabacter sp. SGAir0207, the genomic stretch ATCATCCATCGCCGCCAACTGCTCGGCGTGCTGGTGGTGCAGCAGCGCGAACACCGCCAGTTTGACGAGAGCGAAGAGTCCTTTATGGTCACGCTGGCGACGCAGGTGGCAGGCTTCCTGACGCAGGCGCAGCTCAATGTGCTGTTTGGCCGCTTCCGCCAGACGCGCGTCAAGGCGCTGCCCGCCTCGCCGGGCGTGGCCATCGGCACCGGCTGGCAGGACAGTTCGCAGCCGTCGCTGGATCTGGTCTACATGGCCTCGTCACTCGACAGCACCCGCGAGCGCGAACGCCTGACGCGCGCGCTGGAGGAGGCGGGCGCCGAGTTCCGCCGCTTCAGCAAGCGCTTCACCGCCAGCGCGCAGAAAGAGAGCGCGGCGATCTTTGACCTCTACTCCCACCTGCTCAACGACGCCCGCCTGAAGCGCGAGCTTTACTTTGAGGTGGATGGCGGCTCGGTGGCGGAGTGGGCGGTGAAAAAGGTGGTGGAACACTTCGCCGCCCAGTTCGCCAGTTTGCAGGACGCCTACATGCGCGAGCGTGCCGGTGACCTGCGCGCTCTCGGCCAGCGGCTGCTGTTCCACCTTGATGACAGCGTGCAGGGCGACGTCGAGTGGCCAGCGCGTTTCGTGCTGGTGGCCGACGAGCTGACCGCCACCCTGCTGGCCGAACTGCCTGCCGATCGCCTCGCTGGCGTGGTGGTGCGCGACGGCGCGGCCAACTCGCACGCGGCCATTCTGGTGCGGGCGATGGGCGTGCCGACGATAATGGGCGCGGACATCCAGCCCTCGCTGCTCAACCAGCGGCTGCTGATTGTCGATGGCTACCGCGGCGAGCTGCTGATCGACCCGGAACCGGTGCTGGTGCAGGAGTACCAACGGCTGATCAGCGAGGAGCAGGAGCTGAGCCAGCGCGCCGAGGATGACGTGGAGCAACCGGCGCAATTGCAGAGCGGCGAGCGCATCCACACCCTGTTGAACGCTGGTCTGAGCGCCGACCACGAAAAATTGTTCGGCAGCCGGGTGGATGGCATCGGCCTCTACCGCACCGAGATCCCCTTCATGCTCCAGGGCGGCTTCCCCTCCGAGGAGGAGCAGGTGGCGCAGTACCAAGGGATGTTGCAGATCTTCCCACAGCGGCCAGTGACGCTGCGCACGCTGGACATCGGCGCGGATAAGCAACTGCCCTACATGCCGATCAGCGAGGAGAACCCCTGCCTTGGCTGGCGCGGCATCCGCGTCACCCTCGACCAGCCGGAGATCTTTTTAATTCAGGTGCGGGCGATGCTGCGCGCCAACGCCGCCACCGGCAACCTTGGCATCCTGCTGCCAATGGTCACCAGCCTTGAGGAGCTGGATGAGGCGAAGCGCCTGATTGAGCGCGCCGGGCGCGAGGTGCAGGAGGTGCTCGGCTACGCCCTGCCGCCGGTGCGCCTTGGCGTGATGATTGAGGTGCCAGCGATGGTGTTCCTGATCCCGCATCTGGCGGGGCGGGTGGATTTTGTCTCGGTGGGCACCAACGACCTGACGCAGTACCTGCTGGCGGTGGATCGCAACAACACGCGGGTGGCGGCGCTGTATGACAACCTGCACCCCTCAATGCTGCGGGTGCTGAAGATGATTGCCGACCAGAGCCACGCCGCCGGGCTGGATCTGAGCCTGTGTGGCGAGATGGCCGGCGACCCGATGGGTGCGCTGCTGCTGGTCGGGCTGGGCTACCGCCACCTCAGCATGAACGGGCGCAGCATCGCCCGCATCAAGTACCTGTTGCGCCGCATCGACCTGTGTGACGCCGAGGCGCTGGCAGCGCGCGCGCTGACGGCGGCGCAGACCAGCGACGTGCGCCACAGCGTCTCGGCGTTCATGGAGCGGCGCGGGCTGGGCGGCCTGATCCGCGGCGGCAAGTAGCGCCACGCCCCCGTCTGCCGGGCCTGCCGGCAGACGCCTTTCTTTACAGATAATTTATCCCGCCGCGCCCGGCGTGCTTTTCGCCTATGCTATGATTCGCAACCTGCCGACCCCCCCGGGGTAAAACACTAGACAATTTGTGGTGATGGATGAGTAACAGCTATCTGGCGTTTCCGAACTTCGACCCGGTCATTTTTTCCATAGGCCCGGTTTCCCTCCACTGGTACGGCATGATGTACCTGGTGGGCTTTATTTTTGCCATGTGGCTGGCGGTGCGTCGCGCCAACAAGCCCGGCAGCGGCTGGACCAAGGAGGAGGTGGAGAACCTGCTCTATTTCGGCTTCCTCGGCGTGTTCGTCGGTGGCCGTGTCGGCTATGTGCTGTTCTACAACCTGCCGCTGTTCCTGGATAACCCGCTCTACCTGTTCCGTGTCTGGGATGGCGGCATGTCATTCCACGGCGGCCTGCTGGGCGTGATCTGCGTGATGCTGCTGTTCGCCCGCCGCACCAAACGCACCTTCTTCCAGGTGTCGGACTTTATCGCGCCGCTGATCCCGTTTGGGCTGGGCGCGGGCCGTCTGGGCAACTTCATCAATGGCGAACTGTGGGGCCGCGTCACCACCAGCACGCCGTGGGCGATGCTGTTCCCCGGCTCGCGCAGCGAGGATGTGGCGCTGGCCGCCGCCGACCCGTCGCTGCAACCGCTGCTGGCGCAGTACGGCGTACTGCCGCGCCACCCGTCGCAGCTGTATGAACTGTTGCTGGAGGGGGTGGTGCTGTTTATCATCCTCAACCTGTTTATCCGCAAACCGCGCCCGATGGGCAGCGTCTCTGGCCTGTTTTTGATTGGCTATGGCGCGTTCCGCATCGTGGTTGAGCACTTCCGCCAGCCGGATGCGCAACTCGGCCTGTTTGACGGCATAATTAGCATGGGACAGATCCTCTCAATTCCGATGATCGTCGCGGGTGTGATTATGATGATTTGGGCGTACCGCCGCCCCCAAAAAAGTGTCGTGAGGTAAAATGAAACAGTATCTGGATTTAATGCATAAAGTGCTGCATGAGGGCACCCCGAAAGCCGACCGTACCGGCACTGGCACGCTGTCGATCTTCGGCCATCAGATGCGTTTCAACCTGCAAGAGGGTTTCCCGCTGGTGACCACCAAGCGTTGCCACCTGCGCTCCATCATCCATGAGCTGCTGTGGTTCCTGAACGGTGACACCAACACCGCCTACCTGCGTGAGAACAATGTCACCATCTGGGATGAGTGGGCCGATGAGAACGGCGATCTGGGGCCGGTCTACGGCAAGCAGTGGCGCGCGTGGGGTGCGGCCGATGGCCGTGAAATTGACCAGCTGGCCAAGGTGGTGGAGCAGCTCAAGCGTGACCCGGATTCGCGCCGCATCATCGTCTCCGCCTGGAACGTCGGCGAGCTGGAGAGCATGGCGCTGGCACCGTGCCACGCCTTCTTCCAGTTCTATGTGGCGGATGGCAAACTCTCCTGCCAACTCTACCAGCGCTCCTGTGACGTGTTCCTCGGCCTGCCGTTCAACATCGCCAGCTATGCGCTGCTGGTGCACATGATGGCGCAGCAGTGCGATCTGGAAGTGGGCGATTTCGTCTGGACTGGCGGCGACACCCACCTCTACAGCAACCATCTGGAGCAGGCACGCCTGCAACTGACGCGTGAGCCGCGCCCGATGCCGAAGCTGGTGATTAAACGCAAACCGGCCTCGCTGTTCGACTACCGCTTTGAGGATTTCGAGATCGAGGGCTACGACCCGCACCCGGCCATCAAGGCACCGGTCGCCATCTAACCCATCGCTCTGCTGTATCAAACCGAAGCCAAGGCTTCGGTTTTTTTATGCCTGTCGCCCGGCGAACGGCCGCAGTTTTGCGCGCGCGCTTCCAGAAAAATGACGGAAACGGAAAACGCCGCCGCCGCGCTGGAAAGCACGCCGCAGGGTTGGCATCTGGCGCGCCAGCGGGGTGCAAGGCCGCGTAGAGTGGCTGGCATGAAAAACCAGAACGAGCAGGGCATGAGCTTACTTGAAATGCTGGTGGTGATGGCACTGGTTGCCATCCTGACCGCTGGCGGCATCCAGTCATGGCAGGGCGTGCGTGAGGCGCAACGGCTGCGCCAAGGCGCGCTGGCGCTCCAGACCTTTCTGGGGCGGGTGCAGGCACAGGCCAATGCCGCCAATGACACCCGTTTGCTGTGGGTGGAGGAGGGCGCGCGCGGGTGTGTCACCACGCAGCCCCCACCGCCAGCGGGCTGCGGCACGGCATCCGCGGCCCTCTACCCGGCGGCGCGCTACGGCGT encodes the following:
- the ptsP gene encoding phosphoenolpyruvate--protein phosphotransferase, whose translation is MLTRLREIVEKVAAATSLNEALDLLVNETCQAMSTEVCSIYLADNDRRCFYLMATRGLKKPRGRQVALAFDEGIVGLVGRLAEPINLADAHSHPSFKYIPQVKEERFRSFLGVPIIHRRQLLGVLVVQQREHRQFDESEESFMVTLATQVAGFLTQAQLNVLFGRFRQTRVKALPASPGVAIGTGWQDSSQPSLDLVYMASSLDSTRERERLTRALEEAGAEFRRFSKRFTASAQKESAAIFDLYSHLLNDARLKRELYFEVDGGSVAEWAVKKVVEHFAAQFASLQDAYMRERAGDLRALGQRLLFHLDDSVQGDVEWPARFVLVADELTATLLAELPADRLAGVVVRDGAANSHAAILVRAMGVPTIMGADIQPSLLNQRLLIVDGYRGELLIDPEPVLVQEYQRLISEEQELSQRAEDDVEQPAQLQSGERIHTLLNAGLSADHEKLFGSRVDGIGLYRTEIPFMLQGGFPSEEEQVAQYQGMLQIFPQRPVTLRTLDIGADKQLPYMPISEENPCLGWRGIRVTLDQPEIFLIQVRAMLRANAATGNLGILLPMVTSLEELDEAKRLIERAGREVQEVLGYALPPVRLGVMIEVPAMVFLIPHLAGRVDFVSVGTNDLTQYLLAVDRNNTRVAALYDNLHPSMLRVLKMIADQSHAAGLDLSLCGEMAGDPMGALLLVGLGYRHLSMNGRSIARIKYLLRRIDLCDAEALAARALTAAQTSDVRHSVSAFMERRGLGGLIRGGK
- the lgt gene encoding prolipoprotein diacylglyceryl transferase, with product MSNSYLAFPNFDPVIFSIGPVSLHWYGMMYLVGFIFAMWLAVRRANKPGSGWTKEEVENLLYFGFLGVFVGGRVGYVLFYNLPLFLDNPLYLFRVWDGGMSFHGGLLGVICVMLLFARRTKRTFFQVSDFIAPLIPFGLGAGRLGNFINGELWGRVTTSTPWAMLFPGSRSEDVALAAADPSLQPLLAQYGVLPRHPSQLYELLLEGVVLFIILNLFIRKPRPMGSVSGLFLIGYGAFRIVVEHFRQPDAQLGLFDGIISMGQILSIPMIVAGVIMMIWAYRRPQKSVVR
- the thyA gene encoding thymidylate synthase, which translates into the protein MKQYLDLMHKVLHEGTPKADRTGTGTLSIFGHQMRFNLQEGFPLVTTKRCHLRSIIHELLWFLNGDTNTAYLRENNVTIWDEWADENGDLGPVYGKQWRAWGAADGREIDQLAKVVEQLKRDPDSRRIIVSAWNVGELESMALAPCHAFFQFYVADGKLSCQLYQRSCDVFLGLPFNIASYALLVHMMAQQCDLEVGDFVWTGGDTHLYSNHLEQARLQLTREPRPMPKLVIKRKPASLFDYRFEDFEIEGYDPHPAIKAPVAI
- a CDS encoding prepilin-type N-terminal cleavage/methylation domain-containing protein encodes the protein MSLLEMLVVMALVAILTAGGIQSWQGVREAQRLRQGALALQTFLGRVQAQANAANDTRLLWVEEGARGCVTTQPPPPAGCGTASAALYPAARYGVTVQAFSGNGMGFYGLRNTAQPGHITLRNGAGHIRVVLSGQGRLRLCSEDNLSGVPPCR